Proteins encoded within one genomic window of Humulus lupulus chromosome 1, drHumLupu1.1, whole genome shotgun sequence:
- the LOC133807180 gene encoding uncharacterized protein LOC133807180, whose translation MGSRVNIIVPYNGVWEQKAEKWNFKASLNTIIHVPIDVSYIKLLEKLYSKLKVDRSLFDLKLEVSFTCNDFSVDLIEITDDEGVSVLILENSKSLKHRVPLCVNYIAKNIALIDQSPRSSVNMENHNQSCMAVPQTTSAPSVCMGGPSHNETFFPQQISRMMMGMSVSLMSMTIQLPILVMMIKELRSAVVLMITQRIGCLCYMWFK comes from the exons ATGG gttccagagttaatataattgttccttacaacggtgtttgggaacaGAAAGcagaaaaatggaatttcaaagctAGTTTGAACACTATAATACATGTACCAATTGATGTTAGTTACATAAAATTATTGgagaagttgtattcaaagttgaaaGTGGATAGGTCATTGTTTGACTTAAAGTTGGAAGTGTCGTTTACATGCAATGATTTTAGCGTAGATCTCATTGAAATCACAGATGATGAAGGAGTTAGTGTTCTTATTCTTGAAAATTCGAAGTCCTTAAAACATCGGGTTCCTTTATGCGTTAATTATATTGCAAAGAACATTGCTCTTATTGATCAATCTCCTAGATCGAGTGTTAATATGGAAAATCATAATCAATCCTGCATGGCTGTTCCACAAACAACTTCTGCGCCAAGTGTATGCATGGGCGGTCCTAGTCATAATGAAACTTTTTTTCCCCAACAAATCTCCCGCATGATGATGGGTATGAGTGTGAGTcttatgtcaatgacgatccAGTTGCCCATTTTGGTGATGATGATAAAAGAGTTGAGGAGTGCAGTAGTTTTGATGATAACTCAGAGGATCGGTTGTTTATGCTACATGTGGTTCAAGTAG
- the LOC133807187 gene encoding uncharacterized protein LOC133807187 isoform X1, translating into MEFDEQTRSEGLDTSTRFHRLVYSEIEEIGWEHLGRLGGDLTFLSLRILDKKDRVHFLEIQLDTTYPKCPPSISADVPYIFDLEWSAHSRLKNVVQQFQEHLEKLQEFWSTLEDIDKALWVDHKMSSLAMSSRSINIGNDCFIILSINVIDPRSLPEIRFVGSGQLVDTMRMNWQRNRKKWKKDISFVENLTCLLETQLPSSPVAQKNDQQDECGICYAQCLPVDGELGDKSGSGTDYMCENTSCHKAFHSICLGDWLRSITTTRQYVEIIPPTPFHYCTNFRRSFNVLFGNCPYCSEPVAVKTNVAKQ; encoded by the exons ATG GAATTTGATGAGCAGACTAGAAGTGAAGGGCTGGACACATCAACTAGATTTCATCGCTTAGTGTACTCAGAG ATAGAAGAGATTGGATGGGAGCATCTAGGGAGATTGGGTGGTGACCTAACATTTCTTAGCCTTCGTATTTT AGATAAGAAGGACAGAGTGCATTTTCTTGAAATACAATTGGACACAACCTACCCCAAATGCCCACCCTCCATTTCAGCA GACGTGCCTTATATTTTTGATTTAGAATGGTCAGCACACTCAAGGTTGAAAAATGTGGTGCAACAGTTCCAGGAG CATCTGGAGAAGCTTCAGGAATTTTGGTCTACTTTGGAGGATATTGATAAAGCACTTTGGGTTGACCATAAGATGTCATCCTTGGCAATGTCCTCTCGTTCTATCAATATAG GGAATGATTGCTTCATTATCTTGTCTATTAATGTCATCGACCCTAGATCTTTACCCGA GATTCGTTTTGTAGGTTCAGGTCAACTTGTCGACACGATGAGAATGAATTGGCAAAGAAATAGAAAAAAGTG GAAGAAGGAtatctcatttgttgagaatCTAACATGCCTTCTGGAGACTCAACTGCCAAGTTCCCCAGTTGCCCAAAAGAATGACCAGCAAGATGAATGTGGAATTTGCTATGCTCAATGCCTTCCAGTTG ATGGGGAGCTTGGAGATAAGAGTGGGAGTGGAACCGACTACATGTGTGAGAATACCAGTTGCCACAAGGCTTTTCATAGCATTTGTCTTGGTGACTGGTTGCGCTCAATCACCACAACAAGACAGTACGTTGAGATTATTCCCCCAACTCCGTTTCATTATTGTACCAATTTTAGAAG GTCATTTAATGTTCTGTTTGGAAATTGTCCATATTGCTCAGAACCGGTTGCAGTAAAGACTAACGTTGCCAAGCAATAG
- the LOC133807187 gene encoding uncharacterized protein LOC133807187 isoform X2, whose protein sequence is MEFDEQTRSEGLDTSTRFHRLVYSEIEEIGWEHLGRLGGDLTFLSLRILDKKDRVHFLEIQLDTTYPKCPPSISADVPYIFDLEWSAHSRLKNVVQQFQEHLEKLQEFWSTLEDIDKALWVDHKMSSLAMSSRSINIGNDCFIILSINVIDPRSLPEIRFVGSGQLVDTMRMNWQRNRKKWKKDISFVENLTCLLETQLPSSPVAQKNDQQDECGICYAQCLPVDGELGDKSGSGTDYMCENTSCHKAFHSICLGDWLRSITTTRQSFNVLFGNCPYCSEPVAVKTNVAKQ, encoded by the exons ATG GAATTTGATGAGCAGACTAGAAGTGAAGGGCTGGACACATCAACTAGATTTCATCGCTTAGTGTACTCAGAG ATAGAAGAGATTGGATGGGAGCATCTAGGGAGATTGGGTGGTGACCTAACATTTCTTAGCCTTCGTATTTT AGATAAGAAGGACAGAGTGCATTTTCTTGAAATACAATTGGACACAACCTACCCCAAATGCCCACCCTCCATTTCAGCA GACGTGCCTTATATTTTTGATTTAGAATGGTCAGCACACTCAAGGTTGAAAAATGTGGTGCAACAGTTCCAGGAG CATCTGGAGAAGCTTCAGGAATTTTGGTCTACTTTGGAGGATATTGATAAAGCACTTTGGGTTGACCATAAGATGTCATCCTTGGCAATGTCCTCTCGTTCTATCAATATAG GGAATGATTGCTTCATTATCTTGTCTATTAATGTCATCGACCCTAGATCTTTACCCGA GATTCGTTTTGTAGGTTCAGGTCAACTTGTCGACACGATGAGAATGAATTGGCAAAGAAATAGAAAAAAGTG GAAGAAGGAtatctcatttgttgagaatCTAACATGCCTTCTGGAGACTCAACTGCCAAGTTCCCCAGTTGCCCAAAAGAATGACCAGCAAGATGAATGTGGAATTTGCTATGCTCAATGCCTTCCAGTTG ATGGGGAGCTTGGAGATAAGAGTGGGAGTGGAACCGACTACATGTGTGAGAATACCAGTTGCCACAAGGCTTTTCATAGCATTTGTCTTGGTGACTGGTTGCGCTCAATCACCACAACAAGACA GTCATTTAATGTTCTGTTTGGAAATTGTCCATATTGCTCAGAACCGGTTGCAGTAAAGACTAACGTTGCCAAGCAATAG
- the LOC133807187 gene encoding uncharacterized protein LOC133807187 isoform X3 codes for MIEEIGWEHLGRLGGDLTFLSLRILDKKDRVHFLEIQLDTTYPKCPPSISADVPYIFDLEWSAHSRLKNVVQQFQEHLEKLQEFWSTLEDIDKALWVDHKMSSLAMSSRSINIGNDCFIILSINVIDPRSLPEIRFVGSGQLVDTMRMNWQRNRKKWKKDISFVENLTCLLETQLPSSPVAQKNDQQDECGICYAQCLPVDGELGDKSGSGTDYMCENTSCHKAFHSICLGDWLRSITTTRQYVEIIPPTPFHYCTNFRRSFNVLFGNCPYCSEPVAVKTNVAKQ; via the exons ATG ATAGAAGAGATTGGATGGGAGCATCTAGGGAGATTGGGTGGTGACCTAACATTTCTTAGCCTTCGTATTTT AGATAAGAAGGACAGAGTGCATTTTCTTGAAATACAATTGGACACAACCTACCCCAAATGCCCACCCTCCATTTCAGCA GACGTGCCTTATATTTTTGATTTAGAATGGTCAGCACACTCAAGGTTGAAAAATGTGGTGCAACAGTTCCAGGAG CATCTGGAGAAGCTTCAGGAATTTTGGTCTACTTTGGAGGATATTGATAAAGCACTTTGGGTTGACCATAAGATGTCATCCTTGGCAATGTCCTCTCGTTCTATCAATATAG GGAATGATTGCTTCATTATCTTGTCTATTAATGTCATCGACCCTAGATCTTTACCCGA GATTCGTTTTGTAGGTTCAGGTCAACTTGTCGACACGATGAGAATGAATTGGCAAAGAAATAGAAAAAAGTG GAAGAAGGAtatctcatttgttgagaatCTAACATGCCTTCTGGAGACTCAACTGCCAAGTTCCCCAGTTGCCCAAAAGAATGACCAGCAAGATGAATGTGGAATTTGCTATGCTCAATGCCTTCCAGTTG ATGGGGAGCTTGGAGATAAGAGTGGGAGTGGAACCGACTACATGTGTGAGAATACCAGTTGCCACAAGGCTTTTCATAGCATTTGTCTTGGTGACTGGTTGCGCTCAATCACCACAACAAGACAGTACGTTGAGATTATTCCCCCAACTCCGTTTCATTATTGTACCAATTTTAGAAG GTCATTTAATGTTCTGTTTGGAAATTGTCCATATTGCTCAGAACCGGTTGCAGTAAAGACTAACGTTGCCAAGCAATAG